In the genome of Dickeya fangzhongdai, one region contains:
- the csdA gene encoding cysteine desulfurase CsdA, producing the protein MKPFNAPYFRQQFPALRQPGVYLDSAATALKPDAVIAAVQHHYASETGNVHRSQHRAARQLSEAFEQAREKVADFIGAAQARGIVWTKGTTEAINLVAQCYARPRLQPGDEILVSEAEHHANLIPWLMVAQQTGARVVKLPIGADSLPDLQLLPSLINARTRLLAIGQMSNVTGGMPDLKRAITLAHQAGAVVMVDGAQGIAHTTTDVTALDIDFYAFSGHKLYGPTGIGVLYGKPALLETMPPWQGGGKMMTAVSFDGFTPQAIPQRFEAGTPHIAGVIGLAAAIDWWQQQDRPAADRHSVALASDAEQQLSALPGFRSFRASGSSLLSFTIEGVHHHDLVTLLAEDGIALRAGHHCAQPLMAALGVPGTLRASFAPYNQPQDVDHLVLATQKALELLMD; encoded by the coding sequence ATGAAACCGTTCAACGCCCCGTATTTTCGCCAGCAATTTCCCGCGCTTCGCCAGCCCGGCGTCTATCTTGACAGCGCAGCCACGGCGCTGAAGCCCGACGCGGTTATCGCCGCGGTTCAGCACCACTACGCCAGTGAAACGGGCAATGTTCATCGCAGCCAGCACCGCGCCGCCCGGCAGTTGTCGGAAGCGTTTGAGCAGGCGCGCGAAAAAGTAGCGGATTTCATTGGCGCAGCGCAGGCACGCGGCATCGTCTGGACCAAAGGCACGACGGAAGCGATCAATCTGGTGGCGCAATGTTATGCCCGCCCGCGGTTACAACCCGGCGATGAGATCCTGGTTAGCGAAGCCGAGCACCATGCCAATCTGATCCCGTGGCTGATGGTGGCGCAGCAGACGGGAGCGCGGGTGGTAAAGCTGCCGATTGGCGCGGATAGTCTGCCCGATCTTCAGCTGTTGCCCTCATTGATCAACGCCCGGACCCGCCTGCTGGCTATCGGGCAGATGTCGAATGTGACCGGCGGCATGCCGGACCTGAAACGAGCGATTACGCTGGCGCATCAGGCCGGCGCGGTGGTGATGGTCGACGGCGCGCAGGGCATTGCGCACACGACGACCGACGTGACGGCGCTGGATATCGACTTTTACGCGTTCTCCGGCCATAAACTGTATGGTCCTACCGGCATCGGCGTGCTGTACGGCAAACCGGCCCTGCTGGAAACCATGCCGCCCTGGCAGGGCGGCGGAAAAATGATGACGGCAGTGTCGTTTGACGGTTTCACGCCGCAAGCCATTCCCCAGCGCTTCGAAGCCGGTACGCCGCACATTGCCGGGGTGATCGGCCTGGCTGCCGCCATTGACTGGTGGCAGCAACAGGACCGTCCGGCGGCGGATCGGCATAGCGTCGCGCTGGCGAGCGATGCGGAACAGCAGTTGAGCGCGTTACCCGGTTTTCGCAGCTTCCGCGCTTCCGGTTCCAGCCTGTTGTCGTTCACTATCGAAGGCGTACACCACCACGATCTGGTGACCCTGCTGGCAGAGGACGGCATCGCTCTGAGAGCCGGACACCATTGCGCTCAGCCGCTGATGGCGGCGCTGGGCGTGCCCGGCACGCTGCGGGCCTCATTTGCGCCGTATAACCAGCCGCAGGACGTGGACCATCTGGTCCTGGCTACCCAAAAAGCGCTTGAATTACTGATGGATTGA
- a CDS encoding DUF423 domain-containing protein: MNSRFMLIFAAISGFVYVALGAFGTHVLSKSLGEAEMSWLHTGLQYQAFHTLAILALSAAMHQRANVWFYWSAAFLALGTLLFSGSLYCLALSHLKLWVFVTPVGGACFLTGWLLLLIGALRLKKKAE; the protein is encoded by the coding sequence ATGAACAGCCGTTTCATGCTGATATTCGCCGCTATCAGCGGGTTTGTATATGTGGCGTTGGGGGCGTTCGGCACGCATGTGTTGAGTAAATCGCTGGGCGAAGCGGAAATGTCCTGGCTGCACACCGGGCTCCAGTATCAGGCGTTTCACACGCTGGCGATTCTGGCGCTGTCGGCGGCGATGCATCAACGGGCGAATGTCTGGTTTTACTGGAGTGCGGCGTTTCTGGCGCTGGGTACGCTGCTGTTTAGCGGCAGCCTGTACTGTCTGGCGTTGTCGCACCTCAAACTATGGGTATTTGTCACTCCGGTGGGGGGCGCGTGCTTCCTGACGGGCTGGCTGTTACTGTTAATTGGAGCCTTACGCTTAAAGAAAAAGGCTGAGTAG
- the xni gene encoding flap endonuclease Xni — protein MAVHLLIVDALNLIRRIHAVQGSPCLTACRHALGQLIQHSQPTHAVAVFDDEQRDQSWRHQLLPEYKAGRAPMPENLSQELPQIRDAFLASGVESWHSPGNEADDLAATLACKVAAQGHQATIVSTDKGYCQLLAPTIRIRDYFQKRWLDVPFIQQEFGVQPEQLPDYWGLAGISSSKIPGVSGIGPKTAAQLLQQAGSLEALYQQLEQIPEKWRRKLEAQQDMAYRSRQVATLRTDLVLNGNLQQLRLPASG, from the coding sequence ATGGCCGTACATCTGCTTATTGTCGACGCGCTCAACCTGATCCGACGCATTCATGCGGTACAAGGTTCTCCTTGCCTGACTGCCTGCCGGCACGCGCTGGGCCAGTTGATACAGCACAGTCAACCCACGCATGCCGTTGCCGTCTTTGATGACGAACAGCGGGATCAGAGCTGGCGCCACCAGTTGCTGCCGGAATACAAGGCCGGCCGCGCGCCCATGCCGGAAAATCTGTCGCAGGAACTGCCGCAGATCAGGGACGCCTTTCTGGCATCCGGGGTGGAGAGCTGGCACTCGCCGGGCAACGAAGCTGACGATCTGGCCGCCACGCTGGCTTGTAAAGTCGCCGCGCAAGGGCATCAAGCCACCATCGTCTCGACCGACAAGGGTTACTGTCAGTTACTGGCGCCGACCATTCGTATTCGGGATTACTTTCAGAAGCGCTGGCTGGACGTGCCGTTCATCCAGCAGGAGTTCGGCGTTCAGCCCGAACAGTTGCCGGATTACTGGGGGCTGGCGGGGATCAGCAGCAGCAAAATCCCCGGCGTGAGCGGCATTGGGCCGAAAACCGCCGCCCAGCTGTTGCAACAGGCTGGTTCGCTGGAGGCGCTATACCAGCAGTTGGAGCAGATACCGGAGAAATGGCGCCGCAAGCTGGAAGCCCAGCAGGACATGGCTTACCGCAGCCGTCAGGTCGCCACGCTCAGAACCGATCTGGTACTCAATGGCAACCTGCAGCAGCTACGCCTGCCCGCATCGGGTTAA
- the tcdA gene encoding tRNA cyclic N6-threonylcarbamoyladenosine(37) synthase TcdA has translation MSTQLSESYLQRFGGTARLYGQRALSLFAGAHVCVIGIGGVGSWAAEALARTGIGAITLIDMDDVCVSNTNRQIHALRQHTGQLKTEVMAERILAINPECRVTCVDDFISADNVAELLDNNFSYVIDAIDSVRPKAALLAWCRRNKVPVVTTGGAGGQIDPTRIEVADLAKTIQDPLAAKLRERLKHDFNIVKNSKGKLGIDCVFSSEPLMYPQPDGSVCASRSTADGVKRMDCASGFGAATMVTATFGFVAVSHALKKMMARDARQAQAVALNQDS, from the coding sequence ATGAGTACGCAATTATCCGAGAGTTATCTGCAACGCTTTGGCGGTACGGCGCGTTTGTACGGTCAGCGGGCGTTGTCGCTGTTTGCCGGCGCGCATGTGTGCGTGATCGGCATTGGCGGGGTAGGGTCCTGGGCGGCGGAAGCGCTGGCGCGCACCGGTATCGGCGCGATTACCCTGATTGACATGGATGATGTGTGCGTCAGCAACACCAACCGGCAGATTCATGCCCTGCGTCAGCACACCGGGCAGTTGAAAACCGAGGTGATGGCGGAGCGAATTCTGGCGATTAACCCGGAATGCCGGGTGACCTGCGTCGATGATTTCATCAGCGCCGATAATGTGGCGGAACTGCTGGACAACAATTTCAGCTATGTGATTGACGCTATCGATAGCGTGCGCCCCAAAGCCGCGCTGCTGGCCTGGTGTCGCCGCAATAAAGTGCCGGTGGTGACCACGGGAGGAGCGGGAGGGCAGATTGACCCGACCCGTATTGAGGTCGCCGATCTGGCGAAAACCATTCAGGATCCGCTGGCGGCCAAGTTACGCGAGCGGTTGAAGCACGATTTTAATATCGTTAAAAACAGCAAGGGCAAGCTTGGCATCGACTGCGTGTTTTCCAGCGAGCCGCTGATGTACCCACAACCGGATGGTTCGGTTTGCGCGTCTCGCAGCACCGCTGACGGCGTGAAACGTATGGATTGCGCCTCAGGCTTCGGCGCGGCGACCATGGTGACCGCCACTTTTGGCTTTGTGGCGGTTTCCCATGCGTTGAAAAAAATGATGGCGCGCGATGCCCGGCAGGCGCAGGCCGTCGCGTTGAATCAGGATTCGTGA
- the ppnN gene encoding nucleotide 5'-monophosphate nucleosidase PpnN yields MITHISPLGSMDLLSQLEVDMLKSTASSDLYRLFRNCSLAVLNSGSQTDNSKELLSRYEDFDINVLRRERGVKLELVNPPEEAFVDGQIIRSLQANLFAVLRDILFVNGQIASAGRYQNLDLEDSTHITNLVFSILRNARALHVGEEPNLVVCWGGHSINETEYLYARKVGSQLGLRELNICTGCGPGAMEAPMKGAAVGHAQQRYRDGRFIGMTEPSIIAAEPPNPLVNELIIMPDIEKRLEAFVRIGHGIVIFPGGVGTAEEFLYLLGIMMDPANSEQVLPIILTGPQESADYFRVLDEFIVSTLGRQARRYYSIIINDAAEVARQMKKTMPQVKEHRRHTGDAYSFNWSLRIAPDLQLPFEPTHENMANLNLHPDQPAEQLAATLRRAFSGIVAGNVKEAGIRAIEEYGPYKLHGNADIMKSMDRLLQDFVSQQRMKLPGSAYVPCYEICS; encoded by the coding sequence ATGATCACACATATCAGCCCGTTAGGGTCCATGGATTTACTGTCGCAGTTGGAAGTGGATATGCTGAAAAGCACCGCCAGCAGCGATCTTTACCGGCTATTCCGCAATTGTTCCCTCGCCGTCCTGAACTCCGGCAGTCAGACGGACAACAGCAAGGAGTTGCTCTCCCGCTACGAGGATTTCGACATCAACGTGCTGCGTCGTGAGCGCGGCGTGAAACTGGAACTGGTCAACCCGCCGGAAGAAGCATTTGTCGACGGGCAGATTATCCGTTCGTTGCAGGCCAACCTGTTCGCCGTGCTGCGCGATATCCTGTTTGTGAACGGCCAGATCGCCAGCGCCGGGCGTTATCAAAACCTGGATCTCGAAGATTCCACCCACATCACCAATCTTGTGTTCTCCATCCTGCGCAACGCCAGAGCGCTGCACGTGGGCGAGGAGCCGAATCTGGTGGTGTGCTGGGGCGGTCATTCGATCAATGAAACCGAATACCTGTACGCCCGTAAAGTCGGCAGCCAGCTCGGCTTACGCGAGCTGAACATCTGTACCGGTTGCGGACCTGGCGCGATGGAAGCCCCGATGAAAGGCGCCGCCGTGGGCCATGCCCAGCAACGTTACCGGGACGGGCGTTTCATCGGCATGACCGAGCCGTCCATCATCGCCGCCGAGCCGCCCAATCCGCTGGTGAATGAACTGATCATCATGCCGGACATTGAAAAACGTCTGGAAGCGTTTGTGCGCATCGGCCACGGCATCGTGATTTTCCCGGGCGGGGTTGGCACCGCGGAAGAGTTCCTCTATCTGCTGGGCATCATGATGGACCCGGCCAACAGCGAGCAGGTGTTGCCGATTATTCTTACCGGCCCGCAGGAAAGCGCCGACTACTTCCGGGTGCTTGACGAGTTCATCGTTAGTACGCTGGGTCGCCAGGCGCGCCGTTATTATTCCATCATCATCAACGACGCCGCCGAAGTGGCCCGGCAGATGAAAAAAACCATGCCGCAGGTGAAAGAACACCGCCGCCACACCGGCGACGCCTACAGCTTCAACTGGTCGCTGCGTATCGCGCCGGACTTGCAACTGCCGTTCGAGCCGACGCACGAGAACATGGCTAACCTCAATCTGCATCCCGACCAGCCGGCCGAACAGTTGGCCGCCACGTTGCGCCGGGCGTTTTCCGGTATCGTGGCCGGTAACGTCAAAGAGGCGGGTATTCGGGCCATCGAAGAATACGGCCCTTACAAATTGCACGGCAATGCCGACATCATGAAAAGCATGGACCGGCTGTTGCAGGACTTCGTGTCCCAGCAGCGTATGAAGCTGCCTGGCAGCGCTTACGTCCCGTGCTACGAAATCTGTTCCTGA
- a CDS encoding YqcC family protein: MSVEIRIRQSLFAIEHALKASPLWQSSAPDEAAFASQEPFCIDTMAAEQWLQWVFLPRMHALLDSGAPLPARLAILPYFEVAFDGRSDDVGELLTQLRALDVLFEE, from the coding sequence ATGAGTGTAGAGATTCGCATCCGACAATCGCTGTTCGCTATCGAGCATGCCCTGAAGGCGAGCCCGTTATGGCAGTCTTCTGCGCCTGATGAGGCGGCGTTTGCCAGTCAGGAGCCGTTCTGCATTGATACGATGGCGGCCGAACAGTGGCTGCAATGGGTATTTCTGCCGCGTATGCACGCATTACTGGACAGCGGCGCGCCGTTGCCGGCCCGGCTTGCCATCCTGCCTTATTTTGAGGTGGCGTTCGACGGGCGTTCGGATGATGTCGGTGAATTGCTGACGCAGTTGCGTGCGTTGGACGTATTGTTTGAGGAATGA
- the truC gene encoding tRNA pseudouridine(65) synthase TruC: MLEIVYQDEHLIAVNKPAGWLVHRSWLDRKEKVVVMQTVRDQIGQHVFTVHRLDRPTSGVLLMALSPEVARLLAQQFEQHQMEKTYHAVVRGYVMEDGVIDYALTEELDRIADKYADPDKAPQPAVSHYRVLACAEMPVAIGRYDTSRYSLLELSPRTGRKHQLRRHMAHLRHPIIGDTTHGDLRQNRGMAAHFDCARLMLHASRLSLTHPVTNEPLVISARWDEPWQGVMTQFGWQGSLPDVERVEFPQASGQDNA; this comes from the coding sequence ATGCTGGAGATTGTCTATCAGGATGAGCATCTGATTGCGGTGAATAAACCGGCAGGCTGGCTGGTGCACCGTAGCTGGCTGGATCGCAAGGAAAAAGTGGTGGTGATGCAAACGGTACGCGACCAGATTGGTCAGCACGTGTTTACCGTGCACCGTCTGGACCGTCCTACTTCCGGCGTGCTGTTGATGGCGTTGTCCCCTGAGGTGGCGCGGCTACTGGCGCAGCAGTTCGAGCAGCATCAGATGGAGAAAACCTATCATGCGGTGGTTCGCGGCTATGTGATGGAAGACGGCGTGATTGATTATGCGCTGACGGAAGAGCTGGATCGCATCGCCGATAAATACGCCGACCCCGACAAAGCGCCGCAGCCTGCCGTCAGCCACTATCGGGTACTGGCGTGTGCCGAGATGCCGGTGGCGATCGGGCGTTATGACACCTCTCGCTACAGCCTGCTGGAATTGAGCCCCAGGACCGGACGCAAGCACCAGTTGCGGCGACATATGGCGCATTTGCGTCATCCTATTATTGGGGATACTACCCACGGCGACCTGCGCCAGAACCGCGGTATGGCGGCGCACTTCGACTGCGCCCGCCTGATGTTGCACGCCAGCCGCTTGTCGCTGACTCACCCGGTTACCAACGAGCCGCTGGTAATATCGGCACGCTGGGACGAACCCTGGCAGGGCGTAATGACGCAATTCGGCTGGCAAGGCAGTCTCCCTGATGTTGAAAGGGTTGAGTTTCCTCAGGCGTCGGGTCAGGATAACGCCTGA
- the csdE gene encoding cysteine desulfurase sulfur acceptor subunit CsdE, with the protein MMTDSTRHPFGTEIDEAALTTRFDACRSWEERYRQLILLSKSLPSLPDARRQEHIELSGCENRVWLGYQRRTDGALHFYGDSDGRIVRGLLAILLTAVEGKTAQMLQQQDPLALFDRLGLRAELSASRAGGLAALASRIHDIARHES; encoded by the coding sequence ATGATGACCGATTCTACACGCCATCCGTTTGGCACTGAAATTGATGAAGCGGCGCTGACGACGCGTTTTGACGCCTGTCGCTCCTGGGAAGAACGCTACCGTCAGTTGATCCTGCTGAGCAAATCCTTGCCGTCGCTGCCGGACGCACGTCGTCAGGAACATATCGAACTGTCCGGTTGTGAAAACCGCGTCTGGCTGGGATATCAACGGCGGACGGACGGCGCCCTGCATTTTTACGGCGACAGCGACGGCCGCATCGTACGTGGGCTGCTGGCAATCCTATTGACGGCGGTGGAAGGCAAAACCGCGCAAATGCTGCAACAGCAAGACCCGCTGGCTTTGTTTGACCGGCTGGGACTGCGCGCCGAACTCAGCGCATCACGCGCCGGCGGGCTGGCCGCGCTGGCCAGCCGCATCCACGACATCGCCCGTCACGAATCCTGA
- the rlmM gene encoding 23S rRNA (cytidine(2498)-2'-O)-methyltransferase RlmM has product MNKVILYCRPGFEKECAAEITDKAARYNVYGFVRVKDNSGYVMFECYQHEDADRLIKELPFQELIFARQMMVCGELLRDLPPEDRITPIIGMLTGALERAGELRVEVPDTNESKELMKFCRKFTVPLRAALRENRILLAQEKASRPVIHVLFIAPGCCYVGYSYSNNNSPFYMGIPRLKFPADAPSRSTLKLEEAFHVFVPADEWDERLSSGMFAVDLGACPGGWTYQLVKRSMMVHAVDNGMMAPSLMDTGQVIHHQADGFRFEPPRNNIYWLVCDMVEKPAKVTSRMADWLVNGWCREVIFNLKLPMKKRYEEVTQNLALLAQRMEENGINFEIHAKHLYHDREEVTVHARRIWGAIPGRRDER; this is encoded by the coding sequence ATGAATAAAGTGATTTTGTACTGCCGCCCTGGATTTGAGAAAGAGTGCGCGGCGGAAATTACCGACAAGGCGGCGCGTTATAACGTCTATGGCTTTGTACGGGTAAAGGATAACAGCGGGTATGTGATGTTTGAGTGCTACCAGCACGAAGACGCCGATCGGCTGATTAAGGAATTACCGTTCCAGGAACTGATATTTGCGCGTCAGATGATGGTATGCGGCGAATTGTTGCGCGATCTGCCGCCGGAGGATCGCATCACGCCGATCATCGGGATGCTGACCGGGGCGCTGGAGCGCGCCGGAGAGCTGCGGGTTGAAGTGCCGGATACCAACGAAAGCAAGGAACTGATGAAGTTCTGCCGCAAGTTCACGGTGCCGCTGCGCGCTGCGCTGCGGGAAAACCGCATCCTGCTGGCACAGGAGAAAGCCAGCCGTCCGGTTATTCATGTGTTGTTCATCGCTCCCGGTTGCTGCTATGTCGGTTATTCCTACAGCAATAACAATTCACCGTTCTATATGGGGATTCCGCGGCTGAAGTTCCCTGCGGACGCCCCAAGCCGCTCGACGCTGAAGCTGGAAGAAGCATTTCATGTGTTCGTGCCGGCGGACGAATGGGACGAACGCCTCTCCAGCGGTATGTTTGCGGTGGATCTGGGCGCTTGCCCCGGCGGCTGGACCTATCAACTGGTGAAACGCAGTATGATGGTTCACGCCGTCGATAACGGCATGATGGCGCCGAGCCTGATGGATACCGGGCAGGTGATCCACCATCAGGCGGACGGTTTCCGCTTTGAGCCGCCGCGTAACAATATCTACTGGCTGGTGTGCGATATGGTGGAAAAACCGGCCAAAGTCACCAGCCGTATGGCTGACTGGCTGGTCAATGGCTGGTGTCGCGAAGTGATCTTCAACCTTAAGCTACCGATGAAAAAGCGCTATGAAGAAGTGACCCAGAATCTGGCCTTACTGGCGCAGCGGATGGAGGAGAACGGCATCAATTTTGAGATTCATGCCAAACACCTCTATCACGATCGTGAAGAAGTCACCGTTCATGCACGGCGTATCTGGGGTGCGATTCCCGGCCGGCGCGACGAACGTTGA
- the syd gene encoding SecY-interacting protein yields the protein MEQQVSQALNAFTQRYVELWQRETGHPPASEDLYGVASPCIVATQDSRVHWLPQAPVVPARLDGVERALEIQLHPDAHAFFTSQFAGDMTARFDDLECTLLQAWSEDDFIRLQENLIGHLLTQKRLKLSPTLFLATTHSEMALISLCNLSGEVVLEEFGTRQRRVLSSDLVDFLYKLLPLIP from the coding sequence ATGGAGCAGCAGGTATCACAGGCGCTGAACGCATTCACCCAGCGTTATGTCGAATTATGGCAACGGGAAACGGGCCATCCGCCAGCCAGCGAGGATTTGTACGGCGTGGCCTCGCCCTGCATCGTCGCCACGCAGGATAGCCGGGTGCACTGGTTGCCGCAGGCGCCGGTCGTGCCTGCGCGGCTGGATGGCGTTGAACGGGCGCTGGAGATTCAACTGCACCCGGATGCGCATGCCTTTTTCACCAGCCAGTTCGCCGGCGACATGACGGCTCGCTTTGATGATTTGGAATGCACGCTGCTTCAGGCCTGGAGCGAAGACGATTTTATCCGTCTGCAGGAGAACCTGATTGGTCACCTTTTGACACAAAAACGACTAAAATTGTCACCTACGTTATTTCTTGCGACAACGCATTCTGAAATGGCGCTAATCTCTTTGTGCAACCTGAGCGGCGAAGTTGTGCTGGAAGAATTCGGAACACGCCAGCGTCGAGTGTTGTCATCGGATCTGGTTGATTTTCTGTATAAGCTGTTGCCATTGATTCCATAA
- a CDS encoding DUF3461 family protein, which yields MYDNLKSLGISNPEDIDRYSLRQEASNDILKIYFRKDKGEFFAKSVKFKYPRQRKTIVADNAGQGYKEINEISPNLRYVVDELDQICQRDQVEVDLKRKILSDLRHLESVVTNKISEIEADLEKLTQR from the coding sequence ATGTACGACAATCTGAAAAGTCTTGGGATTTCCAACCCGGAAGATATCGACCGCTATAGCCTCCGCCAGGAAGCCAGCAACGATATTCTGAAAATTTACTTTCGCAAGGATAAAGGGGAATTTTTCGCTAAAAGCGTCAAGTTCAAATATCCGCGCCAGCGCAAAACCATCGTCGCAGATAACGCCGGGCAGGGTTACAAAGAAATCAACGAGATCAGCCCCAATCTGCGCTATGTCGTGGACGAGCTCGATCAGATTTGCCAGCGCGATCAGGTTGAGGTGGATTTGAAGCGCAAGATTCTGTCCGACCTGCGTCATCTGGAAAGCGTAGTCACCAACAAGATCAGTGAAATCGAAGCCGATCTGGAAAAACTGACCCAGCGCTGA
- a CDS encoding YgdI/YgdR family lipoprotein yields MKNKIVILVALGLALSLSACSSNYVLETSDGRTIIADGKPKVDEETGLISYTDAYGHHQQINRDALRSMTEAK; encoded by the coding sequence ATGAAGAATAAAATTGTAATTCTTGTCGCTCTGGGCCTGGCATTATCGCTGTCAGCCTGCTCCAGCAATTATGTGCTGGAAACCTCCGACGGACGGACCATCATTGCCGATGGCAAGCCGAAGGTGGATGAAGAGACCGGCCTCATCAGTTACACCGATGCCTATGGTCATCATCAACAGATTAATCGTGATGCGCTGAGATCGATGACGGAAGCGAAGTGA
- a CDS encoding transcriptional regulator GcvA, with translation MSKRLPPLNALRVFDAAARHLSFTRAAEELFVTQAAVSHQIKSLEDFLGLKLFRRRNRSLLLTEEGQSYFLDIKEIFSALNEATRKLQARSAKGALTVSLLPSFAIHWLVPRLSSFNTEYPGIDVRIQAVDREEERLSDDVDVAIFYGRGNWPGLRVEKLYAEYLLPVCAPQLLAGEHPLKTPGDLIWHTLLHDASRRDWMAYTRQLGITQINVQQGPIFSHSAMVLQAAIHGQGVALANNVMAQTEIEAGRLVCPFNDVLVSKNAFYLVCHDSQAELGKIAAFRQWILARAASEQEKFRFRYDNSAR, from the coding sequence ATGTCGAAACGATTGCCGCCCCTCAATGCTTTGCGCGTCTTTGACGCTGCTGCCCGCCACCTCAGTTTTACCCGCGCGGCCGAAGAGTTATTCGTTACCCAGGCTGCCGTCAGCCATCAGATCAAATCGCTGGAAGATTTTCTCGGCCTGAAACTGTTCCGCCGCCGTAACCGGTCGCTGTTGTTGACGGAAGAAGGGCAGAGCTACTTTCTGGACATCAAGGAAATCTTTTCCGCCCTTAATGAAGCGACCCGCAAGCTGCAGGCTCGTAGCGCCAAAGGCGCGCTGACGGTGAGTCTGCTGCCTAGCTTCGCCATTCACTGGCTGGTGCCGCGTCTGTCGAGTTTCAATACGGAATATCCGGGCATTGATGTGCGAATTCAGGCGGTGGACCGGGAAGAGGAACGACTGTCGGATGATGTGGACGTGGCGATCTTCTACGGACGCGGCAACTGGCCGGGATTGCGGGTGGAAAAGCTGTACGCGGAGTATCTGTTGCCGGTTTGCGCGCCGCAATTATTGGCCGGGGAGCACCCGCTGAAAACGCCGGGGGACCTGATATGGCATACGCTGTTGCATGACGCCTCGCGGCGTGACTGGATGGCCTATACCCGCCAGTTGGGGATAACTCAGATTAATGTGCAACAAGGGCCGATTTTCAGTCATAGCGCGATGGTGTTGCAGGCGGCGATTCACGGCCAGGGGGTCGCGCTGGCCAACAATGTGATGGCGCAGACGGAAATTGAGGCGGGCAGACTGGTGTGCCCGTTCAATGATGTGCTGGTCAGCAAAAACGCGTTTTATCTGGTTTGTCATGACAGTCAGGCGGAACTGGGTAAAATAGCCGCCTTTCGCCAATGGATTCTGGCTCGTGCGGCCAGCGAACAGGAAAAGTTCCGCTTCCGCTACGACAACAGTGCGCGCTGA
- a CDS encoding flavodoxin, translating into MAQVGIFVGTVYGNALLVAEEAESILKTHGHEVKIFEEASVDDWLAYSQLTVLVVTSTTGQGQLPESIVPLYEALREKVGYQPDLRYGLIALGDSSYDNFCGGGHQFDALLQEMGAKRLGELLEIDAAEHPEPEVVSCPWVESWAALLDK; encoded by the coding sequence ATGGCGCAAGTCGGTATTTTTGTTGGCACGGTGTACGGCAACGCGTTGCTGGTGGCGGAGGAAGCGGAAAGCATCCTTAAGACGCACGGGCATGAGGTAAAGATTTTCGAAGAGGCTTCGGTAGATGACTGGCTGGCTTACAGCCAGCTGACGGTGCTGGTGGTGACCTCCACCACCGGTCAGGGGCAGTTGCCGGAGTCTATCGTGCCGTTGTACGAAGCGCTGCGTGAAAAAGTCGGTTATCAGCCGGATTTACGCTACGGGCTGATTGCGCTGGGCGACAGCAGCTACGATAACTTCTGCGGCGGCGGCCATCAGTTTGATGCGTTGTTGCAGGAGATGGGCGCGAAGCGCCTGGGCGAGTTGCTGGAAATTGATGCGGCCGAGCATCCGGAACCCGAAGTGGTTTCCTGCCCGTGGGTGGAGTCCTGGGCCGCGTTGCTGGATAAGTAA